Proteins co-encoded in one Candidatus Acidiferrales bacterium genomic window:
- a CDS encoding carboxymuconolactone decarboxylase family protein translates to MVQAIKSDYRRGSLPGRLRAILDYAAQIATNVHQVSRQTLDRLRQAGLSDEEILDTAEIAALFCYYTRLVDALGIEPEDFMKNPAPLEE, encoded by the coding sequence ATGGTGCAGGCGATCAAGAGCGATTACCGCCGGGGTTCGCTCCCTGGCCGGTTGCGCGCCATCCTCGACTACGCGGCTCAGATCGCTACCAACGTGCATCAAGTGAGCCGGCAGACCCTCGACCGCTTGCGTCAGGCCGGATTGAGCGATGAAGAGATCCTGGACACCGCCGAGATTGCTGCGCTCTTTTGCTACTACACGCGGCTGGTGGACGCGCTCGGGATTGAGCCGGAAGATTTCATGAAGAACCCGGCCCCGCTCGAAGAATAG
- a CDS encoding M28 family peptidase has protein sequence MRPKFTLIALALAWWLGALPIPPQAVAQESLFLPEARFRMLRNEISGDIAYDNLRYLTLYHSPNGGSRDFWREAQWIADRAKEYGLEEVQIHTLPYRFPSWWPTGGELWMVSPEERRLGSFEEAAVSIADNSRTSDVTAELVEVGDGGRDEDYANVDVKGKLVLASGPLPKVHELAVEKRGALGVIYYAGYRAFNHPDQIGWVRLKREKPGDKPNTFAFVISARTAESLKKFLRPRPAQPFSPGGGQEGEKWVGPEKVVLHATVRAETREPSTQGMVEAYIRGKRRDLPAIVLTAHVQEEKTSANDDRSGCANVLEIGRAIMKMIREGKMERPQRDLRLWWVNEFEAEYEFFALHPQERGNILADLNQDMVGARQSAGSRIQHVTRTPWSRPSYLNDVVESIVQMVAKGNSAYLAAGQAGTEQPYSKAILARLGTRERYGVEIVPYFGSTDHHVFNDAIVGVPGVTWTNWPDEYIHSTDDDLWQIDRTQLQRNALSVAAVALYLAHAGPADVPALVSEVASGAARRLDGALQTGMRLIAASPGRRQAAYFDAQNLLTTSVWREALALESVRAFSASEPKVSSVITEFKRWVEARQSGLLADLGKFYKALAGAEPPPAPDLAGPSAKEQEMAKKIPELAATAADYIHKLDDLKPVEGLHGLMRFEALNFADGRRSYLEIYRAVRAEAQSAGAWYYGEVSLDKVAEALDQAVKAGMFKVRVQ, from the coding sequence ATGCGGCCAAAATTCACTTTGATCGCACTCGCCCTGGCTTGGTGGTTGGGAGCGTTGCCCATCCCGCCCCAGGCGGTGGCACAGGAGAGCCTTTTTCTGCCGGAGGCTCGTTTCCGCATGCTGCGCAACGAAATTTCCGGCGATATTGCCTATGACAATCTTCGCTACTTGACGCTCTACCACAGCCCCAACGGCGGCTCACGCGACTTCTGGCGGGAGGCGCAGTGGATTGCCGACCGCGCCAAGGAATACGGCCTGGAAGAGGTGCAGATTCATACCCTGCCCTATCGCTTTCCCAGTTGGTGGCCGACGGGGGGAGAGCTGTGGATGGTCAGCCCCGAAGAACGCCGGTTGGGAAGTTTTGAGGAAGCGGCCGTTTCCATCGCCGACAATAGCCGCACCTCGGACGTGACGGCGGAGCTCGTGGAGGTGGGCGATGGCGGCCGCGATGAGGATTACGCCAACGTGGATGTCAAGGGGAAGCTCGTCTTGGCCTCCGGACCGCTTCCCAAAGTTCATGAGCTGGCGGTCGAGAAGCGCGGCGCTCTCGGCGTCATCTACTACGCCGGATATCGCGCCTTCAATCATCCCGATCAAATCGGCTGGGTGCGGCTGAAGAGAGAAAAGCCCGGCGACAAGCCGAATACCTTTGCTTTTGTCATTTCGGCTCGCACCGCCGAAAGCTTGAAGAAGTTTCTGCGCCCGCGCCCGGCCCAGCCTTTCTCGCCCGGCGGGGGGCAAGAGGGCGAGAAGTGGGTTGGCCCGGAAAAGGTGGTGCTCCATGCGACGGTGCGCGCGGAAACGCGCGAGCCCTCCACCCAGGGCATGGTGGAAGCCTACATTCGCGGCAAGCGGCGCGACCTGCCGGCGATTGTCCTCACGGCGCATGTCCAGGAAGAAAAAACTTCGGCGAACGACGACCGCAGCGGGTGCGCCAACGTGCTCGAAATCGGCCGGGCCATCATGAAGATGATCCGGGAAGGCAAGATGGAACGGCCGCAACGCGACCTTCGCCTCTGGTGGGTCAACGAGTTTGAGGCGGAATATGAGTTTTTTGCCCTGCATCCACAAGAGCGCGGAAACATCCTGGCGGACTTGAATCAGGATATGGTGGGAGCGCGGCAGTCAGCCGGCAGCCGCATCCAGCACGTCACCCGAACGCCGTGGTCCCGTCCGAGCTACTTGAACGACGTCGTGGAAAGCATCGTGCAAATGGTGGCGAAGGGGAACTCAGCCTATCTGGCTGCCGGGCAGGCCGGCACCGAGCAGCCTTATAGCAAGGCCATCCTTGCCCGCCTCGGCACCCGCGAGCGCTACGGCGTGGAGATCGTTCCCTACTTCGGTTCGACGGACCACCATGTTTTCAACGACGCCATTGTGGGCGTTCCGGGCGTGACGTGGACGAACTGGCCCGATGAATACATCCATTCCACCGACGACGATCTCTGGCAGATTGATCGAACCCAGCTCCAGCGAAACGCCTTGAGCGTGGCGGCGGTGGCGCTCTACCTCGCCCACGCCGGCCCGGCCGACGTTCCGGCGCTGGTTTCCGAAGTTGCCTCCGGAGCCGCACGCCGGCTCGATGGCGCCCTGCAAACCGGCATGCGCCTCATCGCCGCGTCACCCGGCCGCCGCCAGGCTGCCTATTTCGACGCCCAGAATCTCCTGACCACTTCGGTGTGGCGGGAGGCTCTCGCGCTCGAATCGGTTCGAGCCTTTTCCGCTTCTGAGCCGAAGGTTTCGAGCGTGATCACCGAATTCAAGAGATGGGTGGAAGCGCGGCAAAGCGGCTTGCTGGCCGATCTCGGAAAATTCTACAAGGCTCTGGCCGGGGCCGAGCCCCCGCCTGCTCCCGACTTGGCCGGACCGAGCGCCAAGGAACAGGAGATGGCGAAGAAAATTCCGGAGTTGGCGGCGACGGCCGCCGACTACATCCATAAGCTGGACGACCTCAAGCCGGTGGAGGGCCTGCACGGTCTGATGCGGTTTGAGGCCTTGAACTTTGCTGATGGCCGCCGCAGCTACCTGGAGATCTATCGGGCTGTCCGGGCGGAAGCGCAGAGCGCGGGAGCATGGTATTACGGCGAGGTCAGTCTCGATAAAGTTGCCGAAGCGCTCGATCAGGCGGTAAAAGCCGGCATGTTCAAGGTGAGAGTGCAGTAG